The Perca flavescens isolate YP-PL-M2 chromosome 23, PFLA_1.0, whole genome shotgun sequence genome has a window encoding:
- the LOC114550538 gene encoding LOW QUALITY PROTEIN: glioma pathogenesis-related protein 1-like (The sequence of the model RefSeq protein was modified relative to this genomic sequence to represent the inferred CDS: deleted 1 base in 1 codon): MGIVVMLLLTVLDSGVCSVSLPEITDGKFIDECVREHNEARSSVSPSASDMLYMTWDDGLAITARAWARHCVFEHNTYLKDVMVCVHPTFSSFGENNDQLAWRSRASRAQRTAGYNWTPDWDPALATSGSNYATILIVRPTALIFTFITAYAIHHFYPDVFCYE, encoded by the exons ATGGGGATTGTGGTTATGTTGTTACTGACTGTCCTGGACTCGGGAGTGTGTTCAGTCTCACTGCCAGAAATCACTGATGGGAAGTTCATTGATGAATGTGTGAGGGAACACAACGAGGCCCGGTCATCTGTCAGTCCGTCTGCAAGTGACATGCTGTACATG ACATGGGATGACGGCTTGGCCATTACTGCAAGAGCATGGGCAAGGCACTGTGTGTTTGAACACAACACCTACCTCAAAGATGTCATGGTG TGTGTGCACCCTACCTTCTCCTCTTTTGGAGAAAACAA TGACCagctagcctgg cgaagccgtgcttcacgtgctcagcgaactgcag GTTACAACTGGACCCCAGACTGGGACCCTGCTCTGGCCACCAGTGGCTCCAACTATGCGACAATTCTAATTGTCCGGCCCACTGCCCTCATCTTCACCTTCATCACAGCGTATGCAATCCACCACTTTTATCCCGATGTCTTCTGCTACGAATAG